From Asterias rubens chromosome 3, eAstRub1.3, whole genome shotgun sequence, the proteins below share one genomic window:
- the LOC117288454 gene encoding major facilitator superfamily domain-containing protein 6-like: MYNPGDDTLVIERKDVVDTETEDEDDDASSSSGKRYKGYCFGRLNPDLLLCKIFYFTFYGSYGSLYPLIAVYFKQLGLTATESGILVGIRPFVEFCAAPMWGAVADTWRKAKFILLLSLVSWLVFTEAVAFIEPGNTVCVMLNTTNPNITVVVDSTGVRITHVKSVPKGHVEVVDISVKKRKYSNILLDDVSFLNESFTQRNELFTTDENSVSTPPIKAKKPLDRTLTFIKYKYENTKSVFILLLLLMIVGEFFSSPTITLADSATLGYLGHQRMELYGRQRMFGSLAWGLIMFLEGLILERTKIVSVECDGYAMQEKENYLICFGTYAVLITCSFFIATQLSFTYQAAEKKKLTTYKDQSSDELILLQQVNTSGKRKETYTSKKKKQLVLENSDDGEPKYSEVLGLYASVKYGTVLYVVWFAGFGFGFLFTFLYWHLKELGGPPTLFGVASMVNHSSEVTGYFFSSWLIRKMGHIPLICLGLMCFAVRFIVISWLVNPWWVLVVESLQGLTHAAIWAASTSYIGAATSQKNRSSAQGILQGVYHGLGRGCGAIFGGLIISSYGTVTAFRGIGVSYLVVVLIFAFVQYMENGNDEKDKTDDEEDALSQVTQETDLTREDEGATSRLEEDSDLDGSGTE, translated from the exons ATGTATAACCCTGGAGACGATACTCTAGTCATTGAGAGGAAGGATGTTGTAGACACTGAAACAGAAGATGAAGACGATGATGCGTCTTCATCCTCAGGGAAAAGATACAAAGGATACTGCTTTGGTAGACTTAATCCAGACCTCCTCCTCTGTAAGATCTTCTATTTCACCTTCTACGGTTCTTACGGAAGCTTGTATCCACTCATCGCAGTCTACTTCAAGCAACTGGGTCTCACTGCTACTGAGAGTGGTATCCTCGTTGGTATCAGACCATTTGTGGAGTTCTGTGCTGCGCCAATGTGGGGTGCGGTGGCTGATACATGGCGTAAGGCTAAGTTTATCTTGTTACTTTCACTCGTTTCGTGGTTGGTGTTCACTGAAGCTGTAGCTTTCATCGAACCTGGGAATACAGTTTGTGTCATGTTGAATACTACCAACCCTAATATTACTGTTGTTGTGGATAGTACTGGCGTCAGGATAACTCACGTTAAAAGTGTCCCTAAAGGACATGTGGAAGTGGTTGACATTTCTGTCAAGAAGAGAAAATATTCGAATATACTTCTAGACGATGTAAGTTTTCTTAACGAGTCATTCACTCAAAGAAATGAGCTGTTTACTACCGATGAGAACAGTGTTTCCACGCCTCCAATTAAAGCCAAAAAACCCTTGGATCGTACATTGACTTTTATCAAGTACAAATATGAGAACACTAAAAGTGTATTTATTCTACTTCTTCTGTTGATGATTGTTGGCGAGTTCTTCAGCTCACCAACTATCACCCTTGCCGACTCGGCCACCCTGGGTTACCTCGGCCACCAAAGGATGGAGTTATACGGTCGCCAGAGAATGTTTGGCTCCTTGGCCTGGGGTCTTATCATGTTTCTTGAAGGCCTGATCTTAGAAAGGACCAAGATAGTGAGTGTAGAATGTGATGGTTATGCGATGCAAGAAAAGGAAAATTACCTCATTTGTTTTGGTACGTATGCTGTGCTGATCACATGTTCATTCTTCATAGCCACTCAACTTTCTTTCACGTACCAAGCAGCGGAAAAGAAGAAACTCACAACGTACAAAGATCAATCGTCCGATGAATTGATTCTGTTGCAACAGGTTAATACCAGTGGAAAACGCAAAGAAACATACACCagtaagaagaagaaacaattgGTCCTTGAAAACAGCGACGATGGGGAGCCGAAATACAGCGAGGTTCTTGGCTTGTACGCCAGCGTCAAATACGGAACTGTGTTGTACGTCGTCTGGTTTGCAGGCTTCGGGTTTGGGTTCCTCTTTACATTTCTCTATTGGCATCTCAAGGAGCTTGGAGGACCACCGACACTGTTTGGAGTTGCATCTATGGTCAATCATTCATCTGAAGTGACTGGATATTTCTTTAGTAGTTGGTTGATACGGAAGATGGGTCATATTCCATTGATATGTTTGGGATTGATGTGTTTTGCAGTTCGGTTTATTGTCATCTCGTGGCTGGTGAATCCATGGTGGGTGCTCGTTGTGGAATCTTTACAAG GATTAACCCATGCTGCTATATGGGCTGCTAGTACATCTTACATCGGAGCAGCCACCTCCCAGAAGAATCGCTCGTCTGCCCAAGGAATTCTCCAGGGTGTGTACCACGGATTAGGCCGTGGATGTGGAGCTATCTTCGGCGGCTTGATCATATCGTCGTACG GTACCGTCACTGCCTTCCGAGGTATAGGAGTGTCTTACCTGGTCGTGGTTCTCATCTTTGCTTTTGTTCAATACATGGAGAATGGTAACGATGAGAAAGACAAAACAGATGATGAGGAGGACGCCCTCTCGCAGGTGACTCAAGAGACGGATTTAACTCGCGAAGATGAGGGCGCCACCTCGCGTTTAGAGGAGGATAGCGATTTGGATGGAAGCGGAACAGAATGA
- the LOC117287962 gene encoding fibrillin-2-like, with protein MCNCTDGYAGTLCDEDINECLSSPCNYNGTCVDVVNGFVCQCSAGFDGVLCSINIDECSSNPCQNGAVCNDLVNGLECDCRGGFVGTFCEEDIDECASTPCLNNGTCTDLVNSFNCTCAAGFEDVLCSTDIDECSSNPCQNGARCSDLVNEFICSCQDGFTGQICEEEIDECSSSPCLNNGTCTDLVNSFNCTCAAGFEDVLCSTDIDECSSNPCQNGATCSDLVNEFICSCQDGFTGQLCEEETDECSSSPCLNNGTCTDLVNSFNCTCAAGFEDVLCSTNIDECLSDPCQNGGRCSDLLDEFICSCQDGFTGQLCEEEIDECSSNPCLNNGTCTDLVNSFNCSCAAGFEDVLCSTDIDECSSNPCQNGARCSDLVNEFICSCQDGFTGQLCEEEIDECASTPCLNNGTCTDLVNSFNCTCAAGFEDVLCSTNIDECSSNPCQNGARCSDLVDEFICSCQDGFTGQLCEVEIDECASNPCLNNGTCTDLVNSFNCTCAAGFEDVLCSTNIDECLSDPCQNGGRCSDLVNQFICSCQDGFTGQICEEEIDECSSSPCLNNGTCTDLVNSFNCTCAAGFEDVLCSTDIDECSSNPCQNGATCSDLLDEFICSCQDGFTGQLCEEEIDECSSNPCLNNGTCTDLVNSFNCSCAAGFEDVLCSTDIDECSSNPCQNGARCSDLVNEFICSCQDGFTGQLCEEEIDECSSSPCLNNGTCTDLVNSFNCTCAAGFEDVLCSTNIDECSSNPCQNGARCSNLVDEFICSCQDGFTGQLCEEEIDECSSSPCLNNGTCTDLVNSFNCTCAAGFEDVLCSTDIDECSSNPCQNGATCSDLVNEFICSCQDGFTGQLCEEEIDECASSPCLNNGTCTDLVNSFNCTCAAGFEDVLCSTNIDECFSDPCQNGGRCSDLVNEFICSCQDGFTGQLCEEEVDECSTNPCLSNGTCTDLINSFNCTCAAGFEDVLCSTDIDECSSNPCQNGARCSNLVNEFICSCQDGFTGQICEEETDECASTPCLNNGTCTDLVNSFNCTCAAGFEDVLCSTNIDECSSNPCQNGARCSDLVDEFICSCQDGFTGQLCEEEINECSSNPCLNNGTCTDLVNSFNCTCAAGFEDVLCSTNIDECLSDPCQNGGRCSDLVDQFICSCQDGFTGQLCEEEIDECSSSPCLNNGTCTDLVNSFNCTCAAGFEDVLCSTNIDECSSNPCQNGARCSNLVDEFICSCQDGFTGQLCEEETDECASTPCLNNGTCTDLVNSYNCTCAEGFEDVLCSTDIDECSSNPCQNGGRCSDLVNEFICSCQDGFTGQLCEEEIDECSSSPCLNNGTCTDLVNSFNCTCAAGFEDVLCSTNIDECSSNPCQNGARCSDLVDEFICSCQDGFTGQLCEEEIDECASTPCLNNGTCTDLVNSFNCTCAAGFEDVLCSTDIDECSSNPCQNGARCSDLVNEFICSCQDGFTGQICEEETDECASTPCLNNGTCTDLVNSFNCTCAAGFEDVLCSTNIDECSSNPCQNGGRCSDLVNEFICSCQDGFTGQICEEEIDECSSNPCLNNGTCTDLVNSFNCTCAAGFEDVLCSTDIDECSSNPCQNGATCSDLVNEFICSCQDGFTGQLCEEEIDECSSSPCLNNGTCTDLVNSFNCTCAAGFEDVLCSTDIDECSSNPCQNGATCSDLVNEFICSCQDGFTGQICEEEIDECASNPCLNNGTCTDLVNSFNCTCAAGFEDVLCSTNIDECLSDPCQNGGRCSDLLDEFICSCQDGFTGQLCEEEIDECSSNPCLNNGTCTDLVNSFNCTCAAGFEDVLCSTDIDECSSNPCQNGGRCSDLVNEFICSCQDGFTGQLCEEEIDECASTPCLNNGTCTDLVNSFNCTCAAGFEDVLCSTDIDECSSNPCQNGARCSDLVNEFICSCQDGFTGQLCEEETDECSSSPCLNNGTCTDLVNSFNCTCAAGFEDVLCSTNIDECFSDPCQNGGRCSDLVDEFICSCRDGFTGQLCEEEIDECASTPCLNNGTCTDLVNSFNCTCAVGFEDVLCSTDIDECSSNPCQNGARCSDLVNEFICSCQDGFTGQFCDEDINECLSNPCFNEGTCVDLIGSFSCNCSEIFAGNFCEVDLVNDCNNTPCQNGGVCQDFPMGYICTCAVGFDGNHCEVDIDDCLSSPCYNYGVCVDLVNSFICNCSQGFEGEQCEIKIDECASSLCQNGASCMDLDNGFRCICVEGFIGELCDSEDSCISDPCQNEAICSNELPGYTCTCKAGYQGANCEVDIDECGNHPCQHDGICVDQVNGYDCTCLNGFTGTNCSQVVPCKSSPCLNGASCLTTSHHTFTCACAIGFEGPLCDDDINECEFEQGVCSERADCQNDIGNYSCVCKSGFKGVDCLEPDYCVDVPCFNNATCVSMEETFSCSCANGFTGSQCETVIENACVPTACLNNGECILGEVNGEYMCLCPVQFYGMNCEIDVEVHSNVIMVDGSTIETDVFQTDTENLIRSSMDDETGQHTTIEVVVVATDDYESTSTGEPVTQVTYLVTVNGTALMPTDVTDMMNEMGDDVIDDIMSHSPFKGEVAPRSGQTWANEYWYIVALACVSAILLMSIPTFLICRAKKRKQKVDVTNEEGSSYTMEADGGSSYKMEAWGEEDGSLGYEQVDETPGENI; from the exons ATGTGCAATTGTACAGATGGATATGCTGGCACATTGTGTGATGAAGACATCAATGAATGCTTGAGCAGCCCCTGCAATTATAATGGAACCTGTGTGGATGTTGTGAACGGTTTCGTATGCCAATGTTCAGCAGGATTTGATGGAGTGTTATGCAGCATTAATATTGACGAATGTTCTAGCAACCCCTGTCAAAATGGCGCTGTCTGCAACGACTTGGTGAATGGGTTGGAATGTGACTGCCGAGGCGGGTTCGTTGGAACATTCTGTGAGGAGGACATTGACGAATGTGCGAGCACTCCTTGTTTGAacaatggtacatgtactgacttggtaaatagtttcaactgtacatgtgctgcaggatttgaagatgttttgtgCAGCACAGATATTGACGAATGTTCAAGTAATCCATGTCAAAATGGCGCTCGTTGTTCGGACTTGGTAAATGAGTTTATCTGCAGTTGTCAAGATGGTTTCACAGGGCAGATTTGTGAAGAGGAAATTGACGAATGCTCCAGCAGTCCTTGCTTGAacaatggtacatgtactgacttggtaaatagtTTTAACTGTACATGTGCTGCAggatttgaagatgttttgtgCAGCACGGATATCGACGAATGTTCAAGTAATCCATGTCAAAATGGCGCTACTTGTTCGGACTTGGTAAATGAGTTTATCTGCAGTTGTCAAGATGGTTTCACAGGGCAGCTTTGTGAAGAGGAAACTGACGAATGCTCGAGCAGTCCTTGCTTGAACAATGGTACCtgtactgacttggtaaatagtttcaactgtacatgtgctgcaggatttgaagatgttttgtgCAGCACGAATATTGACGAATGTTTAAGCGATCCATGTCAAAATGGCGGTCGTTGTTCGGACTTGTTAGATGAGTTTATCTGCAGTTGTCAAGATGGTTTCACTGGGCAGCTTTGTGAAGAGGAAATTGATGAATGCTCCAGCAATCCTTGCTTGAACAATGGTACTtgtactgacttggtaaatagtTTTAACTGTTCATGTGCTGCCggatttgaagatgttttgtgCAGCACAGATATTGACGAATGTTCAAGTAATCCATGTCAAAATGGCGCTCGTTGTTCGGACTTGGTAAATGAGTTTATCTGCAGTTGTCAAGATGGTTTCACAGGGCAGCTTTGTGAAGAGGAAATTGACGAATGTGCGAGCACTCCTTGTTTGAATAATGGTACAtgtactgacttggtaaatagtttcaactgtacatgtgctgcaggatttgaagatgttttgtgCAGCACTAATATTGACGAATGTTCCAGCAATCCGTGTCAAAATGGCGCTCGTTGTTCGGACTTGGTGGATGAGTTTATCTGCAGTTGTCAAGATGGTTTCACTGGGCAGCTTTGTGAGGTGGAAATTGATGAATGTGCGAGCAATCCTTGCTTAAacaatggtacatgtactgacttggtaaatagtTTTAACTGTACATGTGCTGCCggatttgaagatgttttgtgCAGCACGAATATTGACGAATGTTTAAGCGATCCATGTCAAAATGGCGGTCGTTGTTCGGACTTGGTAAATCAGTTTATCTGCAGTTGTCAAGATGGTTTCACAGGGCAGATTTGTGAAGAGGAAATTGACGAATGCTCCAGCAGTCCTTGCTTGAacaatggtacatgtactgacttggtaaatagtTTTAACTGTACATGTGCTGCAggatttgaagatgttttgtgCAGCACGGATATCGACGAATGTTCAAGTAATCCATGTCAAAATGGCGCTACTTGTTCGGACTTGTTAGATGAGTTTATCTGCAGTTGTCAAGATGGTTTCACTGGGCAGCTTTGTGAAGAGGAAATTGACGAATGCTCCAGCAATCCTTGCTTGAacaatggtacatgtactgacttggtaaatagtTTTAACTGTTCATGTGCTGCCggatttgaagatgttttgtgCAGCACAGATATTGACGAATGTTCAAGTAATCCATGTCAAAATGGCGCTCGTTGTTCGGACTTGGTAAATGAGTTTATCTGCAGTTGTCAAGATGGTTTCACAGGGCAGCTTTGTGAAGAGGAAATTGACGAATGCTCGAGCAGTCCTTGCTTGAACAATGGTACCtgtactgacttggtaaatagtttcaactgtacatgtgctgcaggatttgaagatgttttgtgCAGCACTAATATTGACGAATGTTCCAGCAATCCGTGTCAAAATGGCGCTCGTTGTTCGAACTTGGTGGATGAGTTTATCTGCAGTTGTCAAGATGGTTTCACTGGGCAGCTTTGTGAAGAGGAAATTGACGAATGCTCCAGCAGTCCTTGCTTGAACAATGGAACAtgtactgacttggtaaatagtttcaactgtacatgtgctgcaggatttgaagatgttttgtgCAGCACAGATATTGACGAATGTTCAAGTAATCCATGTCAAAATGGCGCTACTTGTTCGGACTTGGTAAATGAGTTTATCTGCAGTTGTCAAGATGGTTTCACTGGGCAGCTTTGTGAAGAGGAAATTGACGAATGTGCGAGCAGTCCTTGTTTGAacaatggtacatgtactgacttggtaaatagtttcaactgtacatgtgctgcaggatttgaagatgttttgtgCAGCACGAATATTGACGAATGTTTTAGCGATCCATGTCAAAATGGCGGTCGTTGTTCGGACTTGGTAAATGAGTTTATCTGCAGTTGTCAAGATGGTTTCACTGGGCAGCTTTGTGAAGAGGAAGTTGACGAATGCTCGACCAATCCTTGCTTGAGCAATGGTACATGTACTGACTTGATAAATAGTTTTAACTGTACATGTGCTGCCggatttgaagatgttttgtgCAGCACAGATATTGACGAATGTTCAAGTAATCCATGTCAAAATGGCGCTCGTTGTTCGAACTTGGTAAATGAGTTTATCTGCAGTTGTCAAGATGGTTTCACTGGGCAGATTTGTGAAGAGGAAACTGACGAATGTGCGAGCACTCCTTGTTTGAATAATGGTACAtgtactgacttggtaaatagtttcaactgtacatgtgctgcaggatttgaagatgttttgtgCAGCACTAATATTGACGAGTGTTCCAGCAATCCATGTCAAAATGGCGCTCGTTGTTCGGACTTGGTGGATGAGTTCATCTGCAGTTGTCAAGATGGTTTCACTGGGCAGCTTTGTGAGGAGGAAATTAACGAATGCTCCAGCAATCCTTGCTTGAacaatggtacatgtactgacttggtaaatagtttcaactgtacatgtgctgcaggatttgaagatgttttgtgCAGCACGAATATTGACGAATGTTTAAGCGATCCATGTCAAAATGGCGGTCGTTGTTCGGACTTGGTAGATCAGTTTATCTGCAGCTGTCAAGATGGTTTCACTGGGCAGCTTTGTGAAGAGGAAATTGACGAATGCTCGAGCAGTCCTTGCTTGAACAATGGTACCtgtactgacttggtaaatagtttcaactgtacatgtgctgcaggatttgaagatgttttgtgCAGCACAAATATTGACGAATGTTCCAGCAATCCGTGTCAAAATGGCGCTCGTTGTTCGAACTTGGTGGATGAGTTTATCTGCAGTTGTCAAGATGGTTTCACTGGGCAGCTTTGTGAAGAGGAAACTGACGAATGTGCGAGCACTCCTTGTTTGAATAATGGTACAtgtactgacttggtaaatagcTACAACTGTACATGTGCTGAAggatttgaagatgttttgtgCAGCACAGATATTGACGAATGTTCAAGTAATCCATGTCAAAATGGCGGTCGTTGTTCGGACTTGGTAAATGAGTTTATCTGCAGTTGTCAAGACGGTTTCACAGGGCAGCTTTGTGAAGAGGAAATTGACGAATGCTCGAGCAGTCCTTGCTTGAacaatggtacatgtactgacttggtaaatagtttcaactgtacatgtgctgcaggatttgaagatgttttgtgCAGCACTAATATTGACGAATGTTCCAGCAATCCGTGTCAAAATGGCGCTCGTTGTTCGGACTTGGTGGATGAGTTTATCTGCAGTTGTCAAGATGGTTTCACTGGGCAGCTTTGTGAAGAGGAAATTGATGAATGTGCGAGCACTCCTTGTTTGAATAATGGTACAtgtactgacttggtaaatagtttcaactgtacatgtgctgcaggatttgaagatgttttgtgCAGCACAGATATTGACGAATGTTCAAGTAATCCATGTCAAAATGGCGCTCGTTGTTCGGACTTGGTAAATGAGTTTATCTGCAGTTGTCAAGATGGTTTCACTGGGCAGATTTGTGAAGAGGAAACTGACGAATGTGCGAGCACTCCTTGTTTGAATAATGGTACAtgtactgacttggtaaatagtttcaactgtacatgtgctgccggatttgaagatgttttgtgCAGCACTAATATTGACGAGTGTTCAAGTAATCCATGTCAAAATGGCGGTCGTTGTTCGGACTTGGTAAATGAGTTTATCTGCAGTTGTCAAGATGGTTTCACAGGGCAGATTTGTGAAGAGGAAATTGACGAATGCTCCAGCAATCCTTGCTTGAacaatggtacatgtactgacttggtaaatagtttcaactgtacatgtgctgcaggatttgaagatgttttgtgCAGCACAGATATTGACGAATGTTCAAGTAATCCATGTCAAAATGGCGCTACTTGTTCGGACTTGGTAAATGAGTTTATCTGCAGTTGTCAAGATGGTTTCACTGGGCAGCTTTGTGAAGAGGAAATTGACGAATGCTCCAGCAGTCCTTGCTTGAACAATGGTACTtgtactgacttggtaaatagtTTTAACTGTACATGTGCTGCCggatttgaagatgttttgtgCAGCACAGATATTGACGAATGTTCAAGTAATCCATGTCAAAATGGCGCTACTTGTTCGGACTTGGTAAATGAGTTTATCTGCAGTTGTCAAGATGGTTTCACTGGGCAGATTTGTGAAGAGGAAATTGATGAATGTGCGAGCAATCCTTGCTTAAacaatggtacatgtactgacttggtaaatagtTTTAACTGTACATGTGCTGCCggatttgaagatgttttgtgCAGCACGAATATTGACGAATGTTTAAGCGATCCATGTCAAAATGGCGGTCGTTGTTCGGACTTGTTAGATGAGTTTATCTGCAGTTGTCAAGATGGTTTCACTGGGCAGCTTTGTGAAGAGGAAATTGACGAATGCTCCAGCAATCCTTGCTTGAacaatggtacatgtactgacttggtaaatagtTTTAACTGTACATGTGCTGCCggatttgaagatgttttgtgCAGCACAGATATTGACGAATGTTCAAGTAATCCATGTCAAAATGGCGGTCGTTGTTCGGACTTGGTAAATGAGTTTATCTGCAGTTGTCAAGATGGTTTCACAGGGCAGCTTTGTGAAGAGGAAATTGACGAATGTGCGAGCACTCCTTGTTTGAATAATGGTACAtgtactgacttggtaaatagtttcaactgtacatgtgctgccggatttgaagatgttttgtgCAGCACAGATATTGACGAATGTTCAAGTAATCCATGTCAAAATGGCGCTCGTTGTTCGGACTTGGTAAATGAGTTCATCTGCAGTTGTCAAGATGGTTTCACTGGGCAGCTTTGTGAAGAGGAAACTGACGAATGCTCGAGCAGTCCTTGCTTGAACAATGGTACCtgtactgacttggtaaatagtttcaactgtacatgtgctgcaggatttgaagatgttttgtgCAGCACGAATATTGACGAATGTTTTAGCGATCCGTGTCAAAATGGTGGTCGTTGTTCGGACTTGGTGGATGAGTTTATCTGCAGTTGTCGAGATGGTTTCACTGGGCAGCTTTGTGAAGAGGAAATTGACGAATGTGCGAGCACTCCTTGTTTGAACAATGGTACTtgtactgacttggtaaatagtTTCAACTGTACATGTGCTGTAGGATTTGAAGATGTTCTGTGCAGCACAGATATTGACGAATGTTCCAGCAATCCATGTCAAAATGGCGCTCGTTGTTCGGACTTGGTAAATGAGTTTATCTGCAGTTGTCAAGATGGTTTCACTGGGCAGTTTTGTGACGAGGATATCAACGAATGCTTGAGCAACCCATGCTTCAATGAAGGAACATGTGTCGATTTGATCGGATCGTTTTCATGCAACTGTAGCGAGATATTCGCGGGTAATTTTTGCGAGGTTGATCTTGTCAATGATTGTAATAATACTCCATGTCAAAATGGAGGTGTCTgccaagattttccaatgggtTACATTTGTACATGCGCAGTAGGCTTTGATGGCAACCACTGTGAGGTTGATATTGACGACTGTCTGAGCAGCCCATGTTATAATTATGGAGTCTGTGTTGATTTGGTCAATTCGTTTATTTGCAACTGTAGTCAAGGTTTTGAGGGAGAGCAGTGTGAGATCAAAATAGATGAATGTGCCAGTTCACTTTGCCAGAATGGCGCGTCATGTATGGATTTGGATAACGGTTTTAGATGTATTTGTGTCGAAGGTTTTATCGGTGAGCTTTGTGACTCTGAGGACAGCTGTATAAGTGATCCTTGCCAAAATGAGGCAATCTGTTCGAACGAACTCCCTGGTTATACGTGTACGTGTAAAGCCGGGTACCAAGGAGCGAACTGTGAGGTGGATATAGATGAATGTGGGAACCACCCATGTCAACATGACGGGATTTGTGTGGATCAAGTGAACGGGTATGACTGCACATGCCTCAATGGATTTACTGGTACAAACTGCAGTCAAGTTGTACCCTGTAAATCGTCTCCTTGCCTCAACGGGGCTTCCTGCTTAACGACCTCCCATCATACATTTACATGCGCATGTGCAATCGGTTTCGAAGGCCCTCTTTGTGATGACGACATCAATGAATGTGAGTTTGAGCAGGGTGTTTGCTCTGAGAGAGCTGACTGTCAAAACGACATTGGGAACTACTCGTGTGTGTGTAAATCTGGGTTCAAAGGAGTAGATTGTTTGGAACCAGACTACTGCGTTGACGTCCCATGCTTCAATAATGCTACATGTGTTTCAATGGAAGAGACATTCAG TTGTTCGTGTGCAAATGGCTTTACAGGCAGCCAATGTGAAACAGTGATCGAGAATGCATGCGTTCCAACCGCGTGTCTCAACAATGGAGAGTGCATACTTGGAGAGGTTAACGGGGAGTATATGTGTTTATGTCCCGTACAATTCTACGGGATGAATTGTGAAATAG